One window from the genome of Roseisolibacter agri encodes:
- a CDS encoding PadR family transcriptional regulator translates to MPPTDLDLLQGTLDVLVLKTLSWGPRHGYAVARWIRDTSDGTIQVEDRALYVALHRLEARGWLESEWGLSDNNRKAKYYRLTDLGRQQLTRKAEDWTVYATAVFRILRTA, encoded by the coding sequence ATGCCGCCGACCGATCTCGACCTCCTGCAGGGGACGCTCGACGTCCTCGTGCTCAAGACCCTGTCCTGGGGCCCGCGCCACGGCTACGCCGTCGCGCGCTGGATCCGCGACACCAGCGACGGGACCATCCAGGTGGAGGACCGCGCCCTCTACGTCGCCCTCCACCGCCTGGAGGCACGCGGGTGGCTGGAGAGCGAGTGGGGGCTCTCCGACAACAACCGGAAGGCGAAGTACTACCGCCTCACGGACCTGGGGCGCCAGCAGCTGACCCGCAAGGCCGAGGACTGGACGGTCTACGCGACCGCCGTCTTCCGGATCCTGCGCACCGCCTGA
- a CDS encoding ABC transporter permease, with product MTGSDGFRRLVRPAPSARSAARDVDDELQFHLESRVQELLAAGHPREEAERLAAREFGDVRAAREELTAIDRERLRRRGWAESFASWRQDLRFAWRTLRRRPAFSATVLLTIALGLGVTGAVFSVADAALLRPLPYAAPDRLVHLWRTATNAPDARGDLSYPELLDLRERARSLAGVAGYHSNRMVLGTGEQPRVLWAGKTSANFFAVLGVRPAAGRLFAEGEDAVGAARVAVLSHALWQRQFAGDASIVGRAVQLDGASYTVVGVLPATFQFAPVGAADVWVPFDRPADWRTRRSMSWFRGFARLREGATVARARQELDAVAAALAREFPQTSAERGLRAVPLRDEITGPVRPLLVTLLGGAGLVLIVALANVANLLIVRGTGRARELGVRAALGAGRGRLVRQLLTESALLAAFGGALGFVLAQAGVRALIAAIPPERLRGMPYLAAVGGWRLAAFTVAGSLLAAAAFGLLSTLRLVRPQAFEALRQGRGLSDGAAGGRLRDGLVATELGLTVVLLSGALLFARSWTRLMAVDPGFRAERVTTAFIPLPRVAYAPVASRIDFFTRLEARLRALPGVESVGLTSKLPLDAGNSSSYRVVGAPEPAPGREPSASFRSVTPDYFRAMGIPLLRGATFPARIDSTTPALVIVSASLAREAFGREDPIGRQLTINAEPATIVGVVGDVVIGRLEEGVAPTFYLPFGQLPDVSMRVVLRTRGDVGGLEAAIRGAVRALDPQVALYQVYTMDSLVRQSESIFLRRFPLLLLGAFAAAALVLAIVGTYGVVSYAVAQRVRELGIRIALGASSRSVIALVVGHVAVVATVGIGAGLLLAVALSTRAEGMLYGVRATDPATYGAVALLLAVVAAAAAAIPARRASRVDPALSLRAE from the coding sequence ATGACCGGATCCGACGGATTCCGCCGGCTCGTCCGCCCCGCGCCCTCGGCCCGCAGCGCGGCGCGCGACGTCGACGACGAGCTGCAGTTCCACCTCGAGTCGCGCGTGCAGGAGCTGCTCGCCGCCGGCCACCCGCGCGAGGAGGCCGAGCGGTTGGCGGCGCGCGAGTTCGGCGACGTGCGCGCGGCGCGCGAGGAGCTGACCGCGATCGACCGCGAGCGGCTGCGCCGGCGCGGCTGGGCCGAGTCGTTCGCCAGCTGGCGACAGGACCTGCGGTTCGCGTGGCGCACGCTGCGCCGCCGCCCCGCGTTCAGCGCCACCGTGCTGCTCACGATCGCGCTCGGCCTCGGCGTCACGGGGGCGGTGTTCAGCGTCGCCGACGCGGCGCTCCTGCGCCCGCTGCCGTACGCCGCGCCCGATCGCCTCGTGCATCTGTGGCGCACCGCGACGAACGCGCCCGACGCGCGCGGCGACCTCTCGTACCCGGAGCTGCTCGACCTGCGCGAGCGCGCGCGGTCGCTGGCCGGCGTCGCCGGCTACCACAGCAACCGCATGGTGCTCGGCACGGGCGAGCAGCCGCGCGTGCTGTGGGCGGGGAAGACGAGCGCCAACTTCTTCGCCGTGCTGGGCGTGCGCCCCGCGGCCGGCCGCCTGTTCGCCGAGGGCGAGGATGCCGTCGGCGCCGCACGCGTGGCGGTGCTGTCGCACGCGCTCTGGCAGCGGCAGTTCGCCGGCGACGCGTCGATCGTCGGACGCGCGGTGCAGCTCGACGGCGCGTCGTACACGGTCGTCGGCGTGCTGCCGGCCACGTTCCAGTTCGCGCCGGTGGGCGCGGCCGACGTGTGGGTGCCGTTCGACCGGCCGGCGGACTGGCGCACGCGGCGCTCGATGAGCTGGTTCCGCGGCTTCGCGCGGCTGCGCGAGGGCGCCACCGTCGCACGCGCGCGCCAGGAGCTGGACGCGGTGGCCGCCGCGCTCGCGCGCGAGTTCCCGCAGACGTCGGCGGAGCGCGGGCTGCGCGCGGTGCCGCTGCGCGACGAGATCACGGGACCGGTGCGTCCGCTGCTCGTGACGCTGCTGGGCGGCGCGGGGCTCGTGCTGATCGTCGCGCTGGCCAACGTCGCCAACCTGCTGATCGTGCGCGGCACCGGACGCGCGCGCGAGCTGGGCGTGCGCGCCGCGCTGGGCGCGGGGCGCGGGCGGCTGGTGCGCCAGCTCCTGACCGAGAGCGCGCTGCTCGCGGCGTTCGGCGGCGCGCTGGGCTTCGTGCTCGCGCAGGCGGGCGTGCGCGCGCTGATCGCGGCGATCCCGCCGGAGCGGCTGCGCGGCATGCCGTACCTCGCGGCGGTGGGCGGCTGGCGGCTGGCCGCGTTCACCGTCGCCGGGTCGCTGCTCGCGGCGGCGGCGTTCGGGCTGCTGTCCACGCTGCGGCTCGTGCGCCCGCAGGCCTTCGAGGCGCTGCGGCAGGGGCGCGGCCTCTCGGACGGCGCCGCGGGCGGCCGACTGCGCGACGGGCTGGTCGCCACGGAGCTGGGCCTCACGGTCGTGCTGCTGAGCGGCGCGCTGCTGTTCGCGCGCAGCTGGACGCGGCTGATGGCGGTGGATCCCGGCTTCCGCGCGGAGCGCGTGACGACCGCGTTCATCCCGCTGCCGCGCGTGGCGTACGCGCCGGTGGCCTCGCGCATCGACTTCTTCACGCGGCTGGAGGCGCGGCTGCGCGCGCTGCCGGGGGTGGAGAGCGTGGGGCTGACATCGAAGCTCCCACTCGATGCGGGCAACAGCAGCAGCTACCGCGTGGTCGGCGCACCCGAGCCGGCGCCAGGGCGCGAGCCGTCGGCGAGCTTCCGCAGCGTGACGCCCGACTACTTCCGCGCGATGGGCATCCCGCTGCTGCGCGGCGCGACCTTCCCCGCGCGCATCGACTCGACGACGCCGGCGCTGGTGATCGTCAGCGCGTCGCTGGCGCGCGAGGCGTTCGGCCGCGAGGACCCGATCGGCCGCCAGCTCACGATCAACGCCGAGCCGGCGACGATCGTGGGCGTCGTCGGCGACGTCGTCATCGGCCGCCTGGAGGAAGGGGTCGCGCCGACCTTCTACCTGCCGTTCGGCCAGCTGCCCGACGTGTCGATGCGCGTCGTGCTCCGTACGCGCGGGGACGTCGGCGGATTGGAGGCGGCGATCCGCGGTGCGGTGCGCGCGCTCGATCCGCAGGTCGCGCTGTACCAGGTCTACACGATGGACAGCCTGGTGCGGCAGTCGGAGTCGATCTTCCTGCGCCGCTTCCCGCTGCTGCTGCTCGGCGCGTTCGCGGCGGCGGCGCTGGTGCTGGCGATCGTGGGCACGTACGGCGTCGTGAGCTACGCGGTCGCGCAGCGGGTGCGCGAGCTGGGCATCCGCATCGCGCTCGGCGCCTCGTCGCGCAGCGTGATCGCGCTGGTGGTGGGCCACGTGGCGGTCGTCGCGACGGTGGGCATCGGCGCGGGGCTGCTGCTCGCGGTCGCGCTCTCGACGCGCGCGGAGGGGATGCTGTACGGCGTGCGCGCCACCGATCCGGCCACGTACGGCGCCGTCGCGCTGCTGCTGGCGGTGGTGGCCGCGGCGGCGGCCGCGATCCCTGCGCGACGCGCCAGCCGCGTCGATCCGGCGCTGTCGCTGCGGGCCGAGTAG
- a CDS encoding DPP IV N-terminal domain-containing protein, with the protein MRGAINVPSARCSAVLACAVAIAAGCTDPPTRARAPSPGAPLFARGGEGAGPPQSIAFYSNRDGNAEIYLMDPDGSDQTRVTVHPASDVEPDLSPNGQSIVFTSTRSGNADIWLLDLRTGALENLTNTTATEGWPRWSPNGQQIAFQSNRDGNFELYVLDLRTRELTRVTTYAGVDQYPEWSPNGKTLVLRRDMDVWTLDLRTGALTQLTTHPALDQMAAWSPNGKQLAFMSLREGYCSVFLMEADGSGQVNLTPKAPADPASAWCSRAPSWSTNGQRILFMSLRPGTGGSAEIFSIAPDGSDLTRLTTAPGDDGMPTAR; encoded by the coding sequence ATGCGTGGCGCCATCAACGTGCCCTCGGCTCGATGCTCCGCCGTCCTCGCCTGCGCGGTCGCCATCGCGGCCGGCTGCACGGATCCGCCGACCCGTGCCCGTGCGCCGAGCCCCGGCGCTCCGCTGTTCGCGCGTGGGGGCGAGGGGGCGGGCCCGCCGCAGAGCATCGCCTTCTACAGCAACCGCGACGGCAACGCCGAGATCTACCTGATGGATCCGGACGGGAGCGACCAGACGCGCGTCACCGTCCATCCCGCGTCGGACGTCGAGCCGGACCTGTCGCCGAACGGGCAGTCGATCGTGTTCACCTCGACGCGCAGCGGGAACGCCGACATCTGGCTGCTCGACCTGCGCACCGGCGCGCTCGAGAATCTCACCAACACGACGGCCACCGAGGGGTGGCCGCGCTGGTCGCCGAACGGCCAGCAGATCGCCTTCCAGTCGAACCGCGACGGCAACTTCGAGCTCTACGTGCTGGACCTGCGCACGCGCGAGCTCACGCGCGTGACGACGTACGCGGGCGTCGACCAGTACCCCGAGTGGTCCCCGAACGGGAAGACCCTCGTGCTGCGGCGCGACATGGACGTCTGGACGCTCGATCTGCGCACGGGCGCGCTGACGCAGCTCACCACGCACCCGGCGCTCGACCAGATGGCGGCGTGGTCCCCGAACGGGAAGCAGCTCGCGTTCATGAGCCTGCGCGAGGGCTACTGCTCGGTGTTCCTCATGGAGGCCGACGGCAGCGGGCAGGTGAACCTGACGCCGAAGGCACCCGCCGATCCGGCGAGCGCGTGGTGCAGCCGTGCGCCGTCGTGGTCGACGAACGGGCAGCGGATCCTCTTCATGTCGCTCCGCCCCGGGACCGGTGGGAGCGCGGAGATCTTCTCGATCGCCCCCGACGGCAGTGACCTGACCCGCCTGACCACGGCCCCGGGCGACGACGGGATGCCGACGGCGCGCTGA
- a CDS encoding family 43 glycosylhydrolase: protein MRSRPLLLAAVGLAAVVASLGAQAPVPPNSTFTNPLNLDYRFVIESLAVHRTAADPLIVLHGDDYYLFASRSGGYWHSPDLKTWTLVVPQGFTPEDYAPAVMVIGTRMYYTAHKMKALYASDDPKGGKWEKVADLDSYADPALFVDDDGRVYLYHGSGLNGSITVVELDPADGFRVRGGPHVLFAADYLRHGWERSGPDHLGAVMAEGFRIGPYVEGSWMTKHDGTYYLQYAAPGTVWKTYGDGVYTSKSPTSGFTYQPYSPFSYRPGGFIGGAGHSGMFRAKDGSWWRVTTMIISVAHKFERRLGIFPAGWDRDGVLRTNTYLGDLPQLLPGVARAPLDDNRAGWMLLSGGKTATASSSLDGRAPALAFDEDIRTWWSARTADAGEWLRVDLGRPSRVFAVQVNFAEQGARVRGRDSTLYHQYLLEGSLDGRTWRPLVDKRRNTTDVPHDYVQLDAPVEVRHVRLTNGHAAARGTFSVRDLRVFGTAPVARPAVVGGVTVQRDSVDARGATIRWRRSPGARGYVVRWGVAPDKLYGEFQVGDVDALTMNTLNLGVTYHFTVDAFNEGGVTKGRVVVKG, encoded by the coding sequence ATGCGCTCCCGTCCTCTCCTCCTCGCCGCGGTGGGTCTCGCCGCGGTCGTCGCGTCGCTCGGCGCGCAGGCGCCCGTTCCGCCGAATTCGACGTTCACGAACCCGCTGAACCTCGACTACCGGTTCGTGATCGAGTCGCTGGCCGTGCACCGCACGGCGGCGGACCCGCTGATCGTGCTGCACGGCGACGACTACTACCTGTTCGCGTCGCGCTCCGGCGGCTACTGGCACTCGCCCGACCTGAAGACGTGGACGCTCGTGGTCCCTCAGGGCTTCACGCCCGAGGACTACGCGCCCGCCGTGATGGTGATCGGGACGCGCATGTACTACACGGCGCACAAGATGAAGGCGCTGTACGCGAGCGACGATCCCAAGGGCGGCAAGTGGGAGAAGGTCGCGGACCTCGACAGCTACGCCGATCCCGCGCTCTTCGTGGACGACGACGGGCGGGTGTACCTGTACCACGGCTCGGGGCTCAACGGCTCGATCACCGTGGTGGAGCTGGACCCCGCCGACGGCTTCCGCGTGAGGGGCGGCCCGCACGTGCTGTTCGCCGCCGACTACCTCCGGCACGGGTGGGAGCGCTCCGGCCCCGACCACCTGGGCGCGGTGATGGCGGAGGGCTTCCGCATCGGGCCGTACGTGGAAGGGTCGTGGATGACGAAGCACGACGGCACGTACTACCTGCAGTACGCGGCGCCCGGCACGGTGTGGAAGACGTACGGCGACGGCGTCTACACGTCCAAGTCCCCCACCAGCGGCTTCACCTACCAGCCGTACAGCCCCTTCTCGTACCGGCCCGGTGGCTTCATCGGCGGCGCGGGGCACTCGGGGATGTTCCGCGCGAAGGACGGCAGCTGGTGGCGCGTGACGACGATGATCATCTCGGTCGCGCACAAGTTCGAGCGCCGGCTCGGCATCTTCCCGGCCGGGTGGGACCGCGACGGCGTGCTGCGCACCAACACCTACCTCGGCGACCTGCCGCAGCTGCTGCCCGGGGTCGCGCGCGCGCCGCTCGACGACAACCGCGCCGGCTGGATGCTGCTCTCGGGCGGCAAGACGGCGACCGCGTCGTCGTCGCTGGACGGCCGCGCGCCCGCGCTCGCGTTCGACGAGGACATCCGCACCTGGTGGAGCGCGCGCACCGCCGACGCGGGCGAGTGGCTGCGCGTGGACCTCGGCCGCCCGTCGCGCGTGTTCGCCGTCCAGGTGAACTTCGCCGAGCAGGGCGCGCGGGTGCGGGGCCGCGACAGCACGCTGTACCACCAGTACCTGCTGGAGGGCTCGCTGGACGGCCGCACGTGGCGCCCGCTGGTCGACAAGCGGCGCAACACGACCGACGTGCCGCACGACTACGTGCAGCTCGACGCGCCGGTGGAGGTGCGCCACGTGCGCCTCACGAACGGCCACGCGGCGGCGCGCGGCACCTTCTCGGTGCGCGACCTGCGCGTGTTCGGCACGGCGCCGGTGGCGCGGCCGGCCGTCGTGGGCGGCGTGACGGTGCAGCGCGACTCGGTCGACGCGCGCGGCGCGACCATCCGCTGGCGGCGCTCGCCGGGCGCGCGCGGCTACGTGGTGCGCTGGGGCGTCGCGCCGGACAAGCTGTACGGCGAGTTCCAGGTGGGCGACGTCGACGCGTTGACGATGAACACGCTCAACCTCGGCGTGACGTACCACTTCACGGTCGACGCGTTCAACGAGGGCGGCGTGACGAAGGGCAGGGTGGTGGTGAAGGGCTGA